The Pseudomonas sp. FP2309 genome has a window encoding:
- a CDS encoding MFS transporter: MQATKPTHVRYLILLMLFLVTTINYADRATIAIAGSSLQKDLGIDAVTLGYIFSAFGWAYVAGQIPGGWLLDRFGSKKVYALSIFTWSLFTVLQGYVGEFGVSTAVVALFMLRFMVGLAEAPSFPGNARIVAAWFPTAERGTASAIFNSAQYFATVLFAPLMGWIVYRFGWQHVFIVMGVIGIVFSLVWLKVIHSPRQHPMINEAEFNHIAANGAMVDMDQDKGKGKKTDGPKWDYIRQLLTNRMMLGVYLGQYCINGITYFFLTWFPVYLVQDRGMTILKAGFIASLPAICGFIGGVLGGVISDYLLRKGHSLTFARKAPIIAGLLVSSSIIACNYVDVEWMVVGFMALAFFGKGVGALGWAVVSDTSPKQIAGLSGGLFNTFGNLASITTPIVIGYIISTTGSFKWALVFVGANALVAVFSYLVIVGPIKRVVLKEPPSKGPELTNLTQAHS; encoded by the coding sequence GCCGACCGGGCCACTATCGCCATCGCGGGCTCCAGCCTGCAAAAAGACCTCGGCATTGACGCGGTCACCCTCGGTTACATCTTCTCCGCATTCGGTTGGGCCTACGTGGCCGGGCAAATTCCCGGTGGCTGGCTACTCGATCGCTTCGGCTCGAAAAAAGTCTACGCCCTGAGCATCTTCACCTGGTCACTGTTCACCGTGCTGCAAGGTTATGTCGGTGAGTTCGGTGTTTCCACCGCAGTCGTTGCGCTGTTTATGCTGCGCTTCATGGTAGGCCTGGCCGAAGCGCCATCCTTCCCCGGTAACGCGCGTATTGTCGCCGCCTGGTTCCCCACCGCTGAACGCGGTACGGCCTCGGCGATCTTCAATTCGGCGCAGTACTTCGCCACGGTGCTGTTCGCGCCGCTGATGGGTTGGATCGTCTATCGCTTCGGCTGGCAGCACGTGTTTATCGTGATGGGTGTGATCGGCATCGTGTTCTCGCTGGTTTGGCTGAAAGTTATCCACAGTCCGCGCCAGCATCCGATGATCAACGAGGCCGAGTTCAACCATATCGCGGCCAATGGCGCGATGGTCGATATGGACCAGGACAAAGGCAAGGGTAAGAAAACTGACGGTCCGAAGTGGGATTACATTCGCCAGTTGCTGACCAATCGCATGATGCTCGGCGTGTACCTGGGCCAGTACTGCATCAACGGCATCACCTACTTTTTCCTGACCTGGTTCCCGGTGTACCTGGTGCAGGACCGTGGCATGACCATCCTCAAGGCTGGGTTCATTGCCTCGTTGCCGGCGATCTGCGGCTTTATCGGCGGTGTGCTCGGCGGGGTAATTTCCGACTACCTGCTGCGCAAAGGCCATTCCCTGACGTTCGCCCGCAAGGCGCCGATCATCGCCGGCCTGTTGGTGTCGAGCAGCATCATCGCGTGCAACTACGTCGATGTTGAATGGATGGTGGTGGGCTTCATGGCCTTGGCCTTCTTCGGCAAGGGCGTTGGCGCGCTGGGTTGGGCGGTGGTGTCCGACACTTCGCCGAAACAAATCGCCGGCCTCAGTGGCGGCCTGTTCAACACCTTCGGTAACCTCGCTTCCATCACCACACCGATTGTGATCGGCTACATCATCAGCACCACCGGCTCGTTCAAATGGGCGCTGGTGTTCGTCGGCGCCAACGCGCTGGTGGCGGTGTTCAGCTACCTGGTCATCGTCGGCCCGATCAAACGCGTAGTACTCAAAGAGCCGCCAAGCAAGGGGCCAGAGTTGACCAACCTAACCCAAGCGCATTCCTGA
- the garD gene encoding galactarate dehydratase, giving the protein MQLIEHADSPRSIRLHERDNVVIVVNDQGVPAGTEFPDGLVTVDFIPQSHKVTLEDIPEGGQIIRYGQTIGYALKPIPRGSWVQEDQLRMPTAPPLDSLPLSTEVPQAQAPLEGFTFEGYRNADGTVGTRNILGITTTVQCVTGVLDHAVKRIKDELLPKYPHVDDVVALTHSYGCGVAITATDAYIPIRTVRNLARNPNLGGEALVISLGCEKLQAGQVMHDNDSSVDLSEPWLYRLQDSSHGFTEMIEQIMALAETRLKKLDQRRRETVPASELILGMQCGGSDAFSGITANPALGYASDLLLRAGATVMFSEVTEVRDAIYLLTSRAESKEVAQELVREMDWYDRYLAKGEADRSANTTPGNKKGGLSNIVEKSLGSIVKSGSSAINGVLGPGERFKGKGLIFCATPASDFVCGTLQLAAGMNLHVFTTGRGTPYGLAMAPVVKVSTRTELAQRWPDLIDIDAGRIATGRASIEELGWELFHFYLDVASGKKQTWAEHHKLHNDITLFNPAPIT; this is encoded by the coding sequence ATGCAGTTGATTGAACATGCCGACTCGCCGCGCTCCATTCGTTTGCACGAGCGCGACAACGTGGTGATCGTGGTCAATGACCAGGGCGTGCCAGCCGGGACTGAGTTCCCCGACGGCCTGGTGACCGTGGATTTCATCCCCCAGAGCCATAAAGTGACCCTGGAAGATATCCCCGAAGGCGGTCAGATTATTCGCTACGGCCAGACCATCGGTTACGCATTGAAGCCGATTCCGCGCGGCAGTTGGGTCCAGGAAGATCAACTGCGCATGCCCACTGCGCCGCCGCTGGACAGCTTGCCGCTGTCTACCGAGGTGCCTCAGGCTCAGGCACCGTTGGAAGGTTTTACGTTCGAGGGCTATCGCAACGCTGATGGCACCGTGGGCACGCGCAATATCCTCGGGATCACCACCACAGTGCAGTGCGTCACCGGGGTGCTGGACCACGCCGTCAAGCGCATCAAGGACGAGTTGCTGCCCAAGTACCCCCACGTCGATGACGTGGTGGCGCTGACCCACAGCTACGGCTGCGGGGTGGCGATCACGGCCACTGACGCTTACATTCCGATCCGCACCGTGCGCAACCTGGCACGTAATCCGAACCTGGGCGGTGAAGCCCTGGTGATCAGCCTGGGCTGCGAAAAATTGCAGGCCGGGCAGGTGATGCATGACAACGACAGCTCCGTTGACTTGAGCGAGCCGTGGTTGTATCGGCTGCAGGATTCCAGCCACGGCTTCACCGAAATGATCGAGCAGATCATGGCGCTGGCCGAAACCCGCCTGAAGAAACTCGACCAGCGCCGCCGGGAAACCGTACCGGCGTCCGAGCTGATCCTGGGCATGCAATGCGGCGGCAGTGATGCGTTTTCCGGCATCACCGCCAACCCTGCGCTGGGCTACGCTTCCGACCTGTTGCTGCGAGCCGGCGCCACGGTGATGTTTTCCGAAGTGACTGAAGTACGCGATGCCATCTACCTGCTGACATCGCGCGCCGAAAGTAAGGAAGTTGCCCAAGAGCTTGTCAGGGAAATGGACTGGTATGACCGTTACCTGGCCAAAGGCGAGGCGGATCGCAGCGCCAACACCACGCCGGGCAACAAAAAGGGCGGGTTGTCGAATATTGTCGAAAAGTCCTTGGGCTCCATCGTCAAATCCGGCAGCAGCGCGATCAACGGCGTACTGGGCCCCGGCGAGCGCTTCAAGGGCAAGGGCCTGATTTTCTGTGCGACGCCGGCCAGCGACTTTGTGTGCGGTACGTTGCAACTGGCGGCAGGGATGAACCTGCATGTGTTCACCACCGGCCGCGGCACGCCTTACGGGCTGGCGATGGCGCCGGTGGTGAAGGTGTCGACCCGTACGGAATTGGCACAACGCTGGCCGGACCTCATCGACATCGACGCCGGGCGTATCGCCACCGGCCGCGCGAGCATCGAAGAGCTGGGCTGGGAGTTGTTTCACTTCTACCTGGACGTGGCCAGCGGCAAGAAACAAACGTGGGCGGAGCATCACAAACTGCATAACGACATCACGTTGTTCAACCCGGCGCCGATTACCTGA
- a CDS encoding AEC family transporter — MLAIFLTTLTITAPVFAMLFLGVLLKRINWINDNFIHTASSLVFNVTMPALLFLGILHADLHSALKPGLLIYFSIATLVSFALAWGWAIFRSKREDRGIYTQGAFRGNNGVIGLALAASMYGDYGISLGAILAALVILFYNTLSTIVLAVYSPVIKSDPWSIFKSVAANPLIISVIVAAPFAYFQIGLPGWLEKSMQYLADTTLPLALICIGGTLSLAALRKSGNMALSASLMKMVWLPVVATLGAWLLGFRGPELGILFLYFGAPTAAASFVMARAAEGNHELAAAIIVITTLMAAVTTNIGIFVLQAGGWI, encoded by the coding sequence ATGCTGGCTATCTTCCTCACCACCCTCACCATCACCGCGCCGGTGTTTGCCATGCTGTTTCTGGGTGTGCTGCTCAAGCGCATCAACTGGATCAACGACAACTTTATCCATACGGCTTCGTCCCTGGTGTTCAACGTCACCATGCCGGCGCTGCTGTTCCTGGGCATCCTGCATGCCGACCTGCACTCGGCGCTCAAGCCGGGGTTGCTGATCTACTTTTCCATCGCCACGCTGGTCAGTTTTGCCCTGGCCTGGGGCTGGGCGATCTTTCGTAGCAAGCGTGAAGACCGCGGCATTTATACCCAAGGCGCATTTCGCGGCAATAACGGAGTGATCGGCCTGGCGCTCGCGGCCAGCATGTACGGCGACTACGGCATCTCATTGGGTGCAATCCTCGCCGCACTGGTGATCCTCTTTTACAACACGCTGTCGACCATCGTGCTGGCGGTGTACAGCCCGGTGATCAAGTCCGATCCGTGGAGCATTTTCAAAAGCGTGGCGGCCAACCCATTGATCATCAGCGTGATCGTGGCGGCGCCGTTCGCGTATTTTCAGATTGGCCTGCCCGGCTGGCTGGAAAAATCCATGCAGTACCTGGCCGACACCACCTTGCCGTTGGCATTGATCTGCATCGGCGGCACCCTGTCCCTGGCGGCGCTGCGCAAAAGCGGCAACATGGCGTTGAGCGCGAGCTTGATGAAGATGGTCTGGTTGCCGGTGGTCGCCACTTTGGGTGCCTGGCTGCTGGGCTTTCGCGGGCCTGAACTGGGGATTCTGTTCCTGTATTTCGGCGCGCCGACGGCCGCCGCTAGCTTCGTGATGGCCAGGGCGGCCGAGGGCAATCACGAGCTGGCGGCGGCGATTATTGTGATCACCACCCTGATGGCGGCGGTGACCACGAATATCGGTATTTTTGTGCTGCAGGCGGGTGGCTGGATCTAG
- a CDS encoding carboxymuconolactone decarboxylase family protein, with amino-acid sequence MTDQKKPGVEMRRQVMGDAFVDRALGNATEFTQPLQDFVNEHAWGSVWNREGLPLKTRSLITLAALTALKCPQELKGHVRGALNNGCTVEEIREALLHCAVYAGVPAAIDAFRAAQEVIDTYQKEG; translated from the coding sequence ATGACCGATCAGAAAAAGCCCGGGGTTGAAATGCGTCGCCAGGTCATGGGCGATGCGTTCGTCGACCGCGCCCTGGGCAATGCCACCGAGTTCACCCAGCCGTTACAGGATTTCGTCAACGAACATGCCTGGGGCAGCGTGTGGAACCGCGAAGGTTTGCCGCTCAAGACCCGCAGCCTGATCACCCTCGCCGCCCTCACCGCGCTCAAGTGCCCACAAGAGCTTAAGGGCCACGTGCGCGGCGCGCTGAACAATGGCTGCACCGTGGAGGAGATTCGCGAAGCGCTGCTGCATTGCGCAGTGTATGCGGGCGTGCCGGCGGCGATCGATGCGTTTCGTGCCGCTCAGGAAGTGATCGATACCTACCAGAAAGAAGGCTAG